In a single window of the Atlantibacter hermannii genome:
- the uup gene encoding ABC transporter ATP-binding protein has product MSLISMHGAWLSYSDAPLLDNAELHIEDNERVCLVGRNGAGKSTLMKILNREVGLDDGRLIFEQDLVVARLQQDPPRNVTGSVYDFVAEGIEEQAEYLKRYHDVSHLVMQDPSDKNLAELARVQELLDHHGLWQLENRINEVLMQLGLNADTELAALSGGWLRKAALGRALVSGPRVLLLDEPTNHLDIETIDWLEGFLKTFQGCIIFISHDRSFIRNMATRIVDLDRGKLVSYPGDYDQYLVAKEEALRVEELQNAEFDKKLAQEEVWIRQGIKARRTRNEGRVRALKSLRRERSERREVLGSAKMQVEEASRSGKIVFELEDVNYGIEGKTLVRNFSAQVQRGDKIALVGPNGCGKTTLLKLMLGQLNADSGRVHVGTKLEIAYFDQHRAELDPERTVMDNLAEGKQEVMVNGKPRHVLGYLQDFLFHPKRAMTPVRALSGGERNRLLLARLFLKPSNLLILDEPTNDLDVETLELLEELIDSYQGTVLLVSHDREFVDNTVTECWIFEGEGHIGQYVGGYHDARGQQASSSASRTLAAKKEPEAAKAETVKRASSKLSYNMQRELDQMPQRMETLEAAVEALQTQVSDASFFNQPHDVTQSVLEKLATAEQALEEAFERWEYLESLKNGA; this is encoded by the coding sequence ATGTCATTAATTAGTATGCATGGCGCATGGCTCTCTTACAGCGATGCGCCGCTTCTCGATAACGCTGAACTGCATATCGAAGATAACGAGCGCGTGTGTCTGGTTGGCCGTAACGGGGCCGGAAAATCCACGTTAATGAAAATCCTGAACCGCGAAGTCGGGCTCGATGACGGGCGTCTGATTTTTGAGCAGGATCTCGTGGTCGCGCGGTTACAACAGGACCCGCCGCGCAATGTGACCGGCAGCGTCTACGATTTCGTCGCGGAAGGGATTGAAGAACAAGCGGAATACCTTAAGCGCTATCACGACGTTTCCCATCTGGTGATGCAGGACCCCAGCGATAAGAACCTTGCCGAGCTGGCCAGAGTGCAGGAATTACTCGACCACCACGGTTTGTGGCAGCTTGAAAACCGCATTAACGAAGTCTTAATGCAGCTTGGGCTAAACGCCGATACCGAACTGGCGGCCCTGTCGGGCGGCTGGTTGCGTAAAGCTGCGCTGGGCCGTGCGCTTGTGAGCGGACCGCGGGTGTTATTGCTTGATGAACCGACCAACCACCTGGATATTGAAACCATCGACTGGCTGGAAGGGTTTTTGAAAACTTTCCAGGGCTGCATCATTTTCATCTCCCACGATCGTTCTTTTATTCGCAATATGGCGACGCGCATTGTGGATTTGGATCGCGGCAAACTGGTCTCTTACCCGGGCGATTACGATCAGTACCTGGTAGCGAAAGAAGAAGCGCTGCGGGTAGAAGAGCTGCAAAACGCCGAGTTTGATAAAAAACTGGCGCAGGAAGAAGTGTGGATCCGTCAGGGCATCAAAGCCAGACGCACCCGCAATGAAGGGCGTGTCAGGGCTCTGAAAAGCCTGCGTCGCGAACGTAGCGAACGGCGTGAAGTGTTGGGCAGCGCAAAAATGCAGGTCGAAGAGGCCTCCCGCTCCGGTAAAATTGTCTTTGAACTCGAAGACGTCAATTACGGTATCGAAGGCAAAACCCTGGTCCGCAATTTCAGCGCCCAGGTGCAACGCGGCGACAAAATCGCGCTGGTTGGCCCGAACGGCTGCGGTAAAACGACCCTGCTGAAACTGATGCTCGGTCAGCTAAACGCTGACAGCGGCCGTGTTCACGTCGGCACCAAGCTGGAAATTGCCTACTTTGACCAGCATCGTGCCGAACTTGATCCGGAACGCACCGTGATGGATAACCTTGCGGAAGGCAAACAGGAAGTAATGGTCAACGGCAAACCGCGTCATGTGCTGGGCTATTTACAGGACTTTCTGTTCCATCCGAAACGCGCCATGACGCCGGTGCGGGCACTCTCTGGTGGGGAGCGCAACCGTCTGTTGCTGGCACGTTTGTTCCTTAAGCCCAGCAACCTGCTGATCCTCGATGAACCGACTAACGATCTGGATGTTGAAACGCTGGAATTGCTGGAAGAGTTAATCGACAGCTACCAGGGCACCGTATTGCTGGTGAGCCACGACAGGGAGTTTGTTGATAACACGGTAACGGAATGCTGGATTTTTGAAGGCGAAGGCCATATAGGGCAATATGTCGGCGGTTATCACGACGCGCGCGGACAGCAGGCGTCGTCCAGTGCATCCCGGACGTTGGCTGCGAAAAAAGAACCCGAAGCGGCTAAAGCAGAAACTGTCAAACGAGCCAGCAGCAAACTAAGCTATAACATGCAGCGCGAACTGGATCAGATGCCGCAGCGTATGGAAACGCTGGAAGCGGCAGTAGAAGCGCTACAAACGCAGGTCAGCGATGCTTCCTTCTTTAACCAACCTCATGATGTCACTCAAAGCGTACTGGAAAAACTGGCGACCGCCGAGCAGGCTCTTGAGGAGGCTTTTGAACGTTGGGAATACCTGGAATCGTTAAAAAACGGTGCATAG
- the pqiA gene encoding paraquat-inducible protein A, producing MCERHHAAKHILCPQCDMLVLLPRMEAGHKANCPRCGVTLTTQWDAPRQRPTAYALVALFMLLLSNLFPFVNMKVAGITSEVTLMEIPGVMFSEDYVSLGTLFMLFVQLVPAFCLITILLLVNRVVLPRRLKHGMARIFFQLKTWGMAEIFLAGVLVSFVKLMAYGDIGIGSSFIPWCLFCILQLRAFQCVDRRWLWDDLAPMPVLTTPLKVGVPGIRQGLRSCRCCTAILPANTLQCPRCETRGYVRRKNSLQWTLALLFTAILLYFPANILPIMITDLLGDKMPSTILAGVILLWSEGSYPVAMVIFIASILVPTLKMIAIGWLCWDAKGHGQRDSERMHLIYEVVEFVGRWSMIDVFVIAVLSALVRMGALMSIYPAIGAVMFALVVIITMFAAMTFDPRLSWDRESELSHKESSEHGKA from the coding sequence ATGTGCGAACGGCACCATGCAGCGAAACACATACTCTGTCCGCAATGCGATATGCTGGTGTTACTTCCGCGAATGGAGGCGGGCCACAAGGCCAACTGCCCCCGTTGCGGCGTGACATTAACCACTCAGTGGGACGCGCCCCGGCAGCGTCCCACGGCGTATGCGCTGGTGGCGTTGTTTATGCTGCTGCTCTCAAACCTTTTTCCCTTCGTCAATATGAAGGTGGCGGGTATTACCAGCGAAGTGACGCTGATGGAAATCCCGGGCGTGATGTTTTCCGAGGATTACGTCAGCCTCGGTACGCTCTTTATGCTGTTTGTTCAGCTGGTTCCCGCTTTCTGCCTGATCACCATCCTGCTTCTGGTGAACCGCGTGGTATTGCCGCGACGTCTGAAACACGGCATGGCGCGGATCTTCTTCCAGTTGAAAACCTGGGGGATGGCGGAAATTTTCCTCGCCGGTGTATTAGTCAGCTTTGTCAAACTGATGGCGTACGGTGATATCGGCATCGGCAGCAGTTTTATTCCCTGGTGCCTGTTTTGCATTCTGCAATTGCGCGCATTTCAGTGTGTAGACCGCCGCTGGCTGTGGGATGATCTGGCGCCGATGCCGGTGCTTACCACGCCGCTGAAAGTCGGCGTTCCCGGCATTCGCCAGGGGCTGCGCTCATGCCGTTGCTGTACCGCCATTTTGCCAGCGAATACCCTTCAGTGCCCGCGCTGTGAAACACGCGGTTATGTAAGGCGTAAAAACAGTTTGCAATGGACGCTGGCGCTTCTGTTTACTGCGATCCTGCTCTATTTCCCCGCCAATATTTTGCCGATTATGATTACCGATCTGCTGGGCGATAAGATGCCTTCCACGATCCTGGCCGGTGTGATCCTGCTGTGGAGCGAGGGATCGTACCCGGTTGCGATGGTGATTTTTATCGCCAGTATCCTGGTCCCGACGTTAAAAATGATTGCGATTGGCTGGCTGTGCTGGGACGCGAAAGGCCACGGCCAGCGGGACAGCGAACGTATGCATCTTATTTATGAAGTTGTGGAGTTCGTTGGCCGCTGGTCAATGATTGATGTGTTTGTTATTGCCGTCTTGTCTGCGCTGGTGCGTATGGGGGCGTTAATGAGTATTTATCCCGCCATCGGCGCGGTGATGTTTGCGCTGGTAGTGATTATTACGATGTTCGCAGCGATGACCTTTGACCCCCGTTTGTCCTGGGATCGCGAGTCGGAATTAAGCCATAAGGAGTCATCAGAACATGGAAAAGCATAG
- the pqiB gene encoding paraquat-inducible protein B, with the protein MEKHSGEAQVQKVRNWSPVWIFPIVTALIGAWILFYHYSHQGPEVTLITTNAEGIEGGKTTIKSRSVTVGVVESAVLSDDLLHVEIKARLNAGMEKLLHQDSVFWVVKPQIGREGVSGLNTLLSGAYIELKPGMKGAVPDNYQLLDAPPLAPPDAKGIRVILDSNKAGQLSPGDPVLFRGYRVGSVETSTFDTQKRNITYQLFINAPYDRLVTSNVRFWKDSGIAVDLSSAGMRVEMGSLTTLFSGGVSFDIPDGLELGKPIAEKSAFKLYDDQKSIQDSLYTEHIDYLVFFNDSIRGLQPGAPVEFRGIRLGTVAEAPYFVPGLRQALSTDYRIPVLIRIEPERLENQLGESPDIGAHLQDLVSRGLRASLKTGNLVTGALYIDLDFYPKAPAMSGMRSFGGFSIIPSVSSGLAQIQQRLLETLDKINNLPLNPMIEQATNTLNESQRTMQRLQQTLTNLNQLTASKSMQQLPTDMQTTLRELNRSMQGFQPGSAAYNKMVADMQRLDQVLRELQPVLKTLNDKSNALVFEAKDKKDPQPKRAKE; encoded by the coding sequence ATGGAAAAGCATAGCGGGGAAGCGCAGGTGCAGAAGGTGAGAAACTGGTCGCCGGTCTGGATATTTCCTATCGTCACAGCGCTGATCGGCGCGTGGATCCTCTTTTATCACTACAGTCATCAGGGGCCCGAAGTCACTTTAATCACCACGAATGCCGAAGGCATCGAGGGCGGTAAAACGACCATTAAAAGCCGTAGCGTGACCGTGGGTGTGGTGGAAAGCGCGGTGCTGAGTGACGACTTGCTGCATGTCGAAATTAAAGCGCGCTTAAACGCGGGCATGGAAAAGCTGCTGCATCAGGATTCCGTTTTCTGGGTGGTTAAGCCGCAGATTGGCAGAGAAGGCGTCAGCGGGCTGAACACGCTCCTCTCAGGTGCGTACATCGAACTGAAACCCGGCATGAAGGGCGCTGTGCCGGATAATTACCAGTTGCTGGATGCGCCGCCTCTGGCGCCCCCGGATGCCAAAGGCATCCGCGTTATCCTTGACAGTAACAAGGCGGGTCAACTCTCGCCTGGCGATCCGGTGCTGTTTCGCGGATATCGGGTGGGATCGGTGGAAACGAGCACTTTCGATACCCAAAAACGTAACATCACTTACCAGCTATTTATCAATGCCCCTTACGACAGGCTGGTAACCAGCAACGTACGGTTCTGGAAAGACAGCGGGATCGCAGTGGATCTGTCGTCGGCGGGAATGCGGGTGGAAATGGGCTCGCTGACCACGCTGTTTAGCGGTGGCGTCAGCTTTGACATCCCGGATGGTCTGGAGCTTGGAAAGCCCATCGCAGAAAAATCCGCCTTTAAACTCTATGACGATCAGAAAAGCATTCAGGACTCGCTGTACACCGAGCACATTGATTATCTGGTATTTTTCAACGATTCCATTCGCGGGCTGCAGCCGGGAGCGCCGGTTGAATTCCGCGGCATCCGTCTTGGTACCGTGGCGGAGGCGCCTTACTTCGTGCCGGGATTGCGGCAGGCGCTGAGTACGGATTATCGCATTCCGGTCCTGATCCGTATTGAACCCGAACGTCTGGAAAATCAGTTAGGCGAAAGCCCGGATATTGGCGCCCATCTCCAGGATCTGGTCTCACGTGGACTGCGGGCCTCGCTTAAAACCGGCAACCTGGTGACGGGCGCACTGTATATCGACCTGGATTTTTATCCGAAGGCACCCGCCATGTCCGGTATGCGCAGCTTCGGCGGTTTTTCGATTATTCCTTCGGTTAGCAGCGGGCTGGCGCAAATTCAGCAGCGTTTACTTGAAACGCTGGACAAAATTAACAACCTGCCGCTAAACCCGATGATTGAGCAGGCAACCAATACGCTTAACGAAAGCCAGCGCACGATGCAGCGGCTGCAACAGACGCTGACCAACCTTAACCAGTTGACGGCCAGTAAATCGATGCAGCAGTTGCCGACGGATATGCAAACCACGCTTCGCGAATTGAATCGCAGCATGCAGGGCTTCCAGCCGGGCTCAGCCGCCTATAACAAGATGGTGGCGGATATGCAGCGTCTCGATCAGGTATTACGCGAATTACAACCCGTACTGAAAACCCTGAACGATAAGAGTAATGCGCTGGTGTTTGAAGCGAAGGATAAAAAAGATCCACAGCCGAAGAGGGCGAAAGAATGA
- a CDS encoding putative lipoprotein, giving the protein MRKWLPVVIAALLSACSSSSDEGKIYYQLPAGEQTQSVSASQGTQLLWVEQVAIPDYLAGNGVVYQTSDVQFNIANSNLWASPLDQQLRNTLVANLSSQLPGWVVSSTPLGTQQQVLNVNVTGFHGRYDGRVIVSGEWLLNNQGQLVKRPFHIELKQQQDGYDAMVKTLGQAWQQEAQMMAAEIKRLH; this is encoded by the coding sequence ATGAGAAAGTGGCTCCCTGTAGTAATAGCGGCGTTGCTCAGCGCATGCAGCAGTAGCAGCGACGAGGGGAAAATCTATTATCAGCTGCCCGCCGGTGAGCAGACACAAAGCGTGTCTGCCAGTCAGGGAACACAGCTATTGTGGGTGGAACAGGTCGCTATACCTGATTATCTGGCGGGTAATGGCGTGGTCTATCAAACCTCAGATGTGCAGTTCAATATCGCCAACAGTAACTTATGGGCCAGCCCTTTAGATCAGCAGCTCAGAAATACCCTTGTGGCGAATCTGAGCAGCCAGCTACCGGGCTGGGTAGTCTCATCAACGCCGCTTGGTACCCAACAACAGGTGCTGAACGTCAATGTCACGGGCTTTCATGGCCGCTATGACGGACGGGTGATTGTGAGCGGTGAATGGCTGCTTAATAATCAGGGCCAGCTGGTCAAGCGCCCATTTCATATCGAACTCAAGCAGCAACAGGACGGCTATGATGCGATGGTGAAAACGCTGGGTCAGGCCTGGCAACAGGAAGCACAGATGATGGCGGCAGAGATTAAACGTCTTCACTAA
- the rmf gene encoding ribosome modulation factor has translation MKRQKRDRLERAHQRGYQAGMTGRPKEMCPYQAVNQRSYWLGGWREAMDVKVLIA, from the coding sequence ATGAAGAGACAAAAACGAGATCGCCTGGAACGGGCCCATCAACGCGGTTATCAAGCAGGCATGACCGGTCGACCAAAAGAAATGTGTCCTTATCAGGCAGTTAATCAGAGATCTTATTGGCTGGGAGGCTGGCGAGAAGCCATGGACGTCAAAGTGTTAATCGCATAA
- the fabA gene encoding 3-hydroxydecanoyl-ACP dehydratase → MVDKRESYTKEDLLASSRGELFGAKGPQLPAPNMLMMDRVVKMTETGGNFDKGYVEAELDINPDMWFFGCHFIGDPVMPGCLGLDAMWQLVGFYLGWLGGEGKGRALGVGEVKFTGQVLPTAKKVTYRIHFKRIVNRRLIMGLADGEVLVDGRVIYTASDLKVGLFQDTSAF, encoded by the coding sequence ATGGTAGATAAACGCGAATCCTATACGAAAGAAGACCTTCTTGCCTCCAGCCGTGGTGAACTGTTTGGCGCTAAGGGCCCACAGTTACCTGCTCCGAATATGTTGATGATGGACCGCGTCGTCAAAATGACCGAGACCGGTGGCAACTTCGACAAAGGCTATGTTGAAGCGGAGCTGGATATCAACCCTGATATGTGGTTCTTCGGTTGCCACTTTATCGGCGATCCGGTTATGCCTGGCTGCCTGGGCCTGGATGCCATGTGGCAGTTAGTCGGTTTCTACCTGGGTTGGCTGGGCGGAGAAGGCAAAGGCCGTGCGCTGGGCGTTGGCGAAGTGAAATTTACCGGCCAGGTTCTGCCGACTGCGAAAAAAGTCACCTACCGTATCCACTTCAAACGCATCGTTAACCGCCGTTTAATCATGGGTCTGGCGGATGGTGAAGTGCTGGTTGATGGTCGCGTTATCTATACCGCAAGCGATCTGAAAGTTGGTTTGTTCCAGGATACTTCTGCGTTCTGA